From Spea bombifrons isolate aSpeBom1 chromosome 6, aSpeBom1.2.pri, whole genome shotgun sequence, a single genomic window includes:
- the MGAT3 gene encoding beta-1,4-mannosyl-glycoprotein 4-beta-N-acetylglucosaminyltransferase codes for MKMRWHKMFLLLCMAGLCVISVLHFLKALSYVSLSRELVSLSPNLISGFFWESRPLIPQLVLRDEDGTQILRTPAYYRPPHHNHHLPNPLPSGQGEHHNIDDIHLTEFVLEEDTTEYFVRTKSGGVCFKPGTKSLDRSPSEKPERTSPRRTGVVRGQQMQQTQWRRKWVECVCLPGWHGPSCGVPTVVQHSNLPTKDRLTPRQKPRRVINAININHEFDLLEARFHELAGVVDVFLVCESNFTAYGESRPLLFRQMLLNGTFDYIKSKVVYVFLNHFPEGGKQDGWIADDYLRTFLTRNGVGRLRNLRDDDLFIIDDADEIPSREGVLFLKLYDGWTEPFAFHMRKSLYGFFWKQPGTLEVISGCTIGMLRTVYGTDGIRLRRREYYTMPNFRQYENKTGHILVQWSLGSPLHFAGWHCSWCFTPEGIYFKLISAQNGDFPRWGDYEDKRDLNYIRWLIKTGGWFDGTKQEYPPADPHEHMYAPKYIQENTQRYSYLLKNPYSS; via the coding sequence ATGAAGATGAGGTGGCACAAGATGTTCCTGCTGCTTTGCATGGCTGGACTGTGTGTAATCTCAGTTCTCCACTTCTTGAAGGCCCTGTCCTATGTCTCACTGTCTCGGGAATTGGTGTCTTTAAGCCCCAACCTTATCTCTGGCTTCTTCTGGGAGTCTCGCCCTTTGATACCACAGCTTGTGCTGAGGGATGAGGATGGTACTCAGATCCTGCGTACTCCTGCCTATTATCGTCCACCTCATCATAACCATCACCTGCCAAATCCACTTCCTTCAGGACAAGGTGAACACCATAACATAGATGACATACATTTGACCGAGTTTGTATTGGAAGAAGACACAACAGAGTATTTTGTGCGCACCAAATCTGGTGGTGTATGTTTTAAACCAGGTACAAAATCCCTGGACCGCTCACCTTCAGAAAAACCAGAACGCACTTCTCCACGAAGGACAGGCGTTGTACGAGGTCAACAGATGCAACAAACACAGTGGCGCAGGAAGTGGGTTGAATGCGTATGTTTGCCAGGCTGGCACGGGCCCAGCTGTGGGGTGCCAACTGTTGTCCAACATTCCAACCTACCCACTAAGGACAGGTTGACACCTCGTCAGAAACCACGGCGTGTAATCAATGCTATCAATATCAACCATGAGTTTGATCTCCTGGAGGCACGATTCCACGAGCTGGCAGGAGTTGTTGACGTCTTCCTAGTGTGTGAATCAAATTTTACTGCATATGGGGAATCAAGGCCACTTTTATTTCGTCAGATGCTTCTTAATGGCACTTTTGATTACATCAAATCTAAGGTGGTCTATGTTTTCTTAAACCACTTTCCAGAGGGAGGTAAACAAGATGGGTGGATTGCAGATGACTACCTACGAACATTCCTCACCAGAAATGGAGTTGGACGTTTACGAAATCTTCGAGATGATGATCTCTTCATCATTGATGATGCGGATGAAATACCAAGCAGAGAGGGGGTTTTATTCCTCAAGTTGTATGATGGTTGGACGGAGCCCTTTGCTTTCCATATGCGCAAGTCACTATATGGCTTTTTTTGGAAGCAGCCAGGGACACTGGAGGTGATATCCGGCTGCACTATTGGAATGCTTCGAACAGTGTATGGCACTGATGGCATTCGTTTGCGCAGGCGGGAGTACTACACTATGCCCAACTTCCGTCAGTATGAGAATAAAACTGGCCACATCCTGGTGCAGTGGTCATTGGGAAGCCCATTACACTTTGCTGGCTGGCACTGCTCTTGGTGTTTTACACCCGAGGGAATATACTTTAAATTAATCTCAGCACAAAATGGTGATTTTCCAAGGTGGGGAGACTATGAAGACAAAAGGGATCTAAATTACATTCGGTGGCTTATAAAGACTGGGGGTTGGTTTGATGGGACCAAGCAAGAGTATCCACCTGCAGACCCCCACGAGCATATGTATGCACCTAAATATATCCAGGAAAACACTCAACGCTATAGCTACTTACTTAAAAATCCTTATAGCAGCTGA